A single window of Bacteroidia bacterium DNA harbors:
- a CDS encoding GSCFA domain-containing protein, producing MLEVSEIVLALDQAIAEIRKLNPKIQVVLTVSPVRYF from the coding sequence ATGTTAGAGGTTTCGGAAATAGTACTGGCTCTCGATCAGGCCATTGCTGAAATTAGAAAGTTGAACCCCAAAATCCAAGTTGTTCTTACGGTTAGCCCGGTTCGTTATTTCG